One window from the genome of Clarias gariepinus isolate MV-2021 ecotype Netherlands chromosome 15, CGAR_prim_01v2, whole genome shotgun sequence encodes:
- the pik3ca gene encoding phosphatidylinositol 4,5-bisphosphate 3-kinase catalytic subunit alpha isoform isoform X1, producing the protein MPPRPSSGELWGIHLMPPRILVDCLLPNGMILTLECLREATLVTIKHELFKEARKFPLHHLLQEEATYIFVSVTQEAEREEFYDETRRLCDLRLFQPFLKVIEPVGNREEKILNREIGFAIGMPVCEFDLVKDPEVQDFRRNILNVCKDSVELRDANGPHSRALYVYPPNVESSPELPKHIFGKLDKGQIIVVIWVIVSPNNDKQKYTLKINHDCVPEQVIAEAIRKKTRSMLLSPEQLKMCVQEYQGKYILKVCGCDEYLLEKYPISQYKYVRSCIMLGRMPNLMLMSKDSLYCQLPMDTFTMPSYSRRISTATPYMNGEASSKSLWTINSNLRIRVLCATYVNVNIRDIDKIYVRTGIYHGGEQLCDNVNTQRVPCSNPRWNEWLMYDMYIHDIPRAARLCLSICSVKGRKGAKEEHCPLAWGNVNLFDYTHTLVSGKMALNLWPVPHGLEDLLNPIGVTGSNPNKETPCLELEFDYFTCPVKFPDMATIEDHANKIMSREMGYNYFQSGQVSFHSSRQARDHLIMDGDIEQLRQVANRDPLSEITEQEKDFVWRHRQYCKNIPEVLPKILLAVKWNSRDEVAQMYCLLKDWPAIKPEQAMELLDCNYPDPMIRDFAVRCLEKYLTDDKLSQYLIQLVQVLKYEQYLDNPLVRFLLKRALTNQRIGHFFFWHLKSEMHNKTVSQRFGLLLESYCRACGMYLKHLGRQVEAMEKLINLTDILKQEKKDETQKVQMKFLVEQMRRPDYMDALQNITSPLNPAHQLGNLRLEECRIMSSAKRPLWLNWENPDIMSELLFQNNEIIFKNGDDLRQDMLTLQIIKIMENIWQNQGLDLRMLPYGCLSIGDCVGLIEVVRSSHTIMQIQCKGGLKGALQFNSSTLHQWLKDKNKGETYDLAIDLFTRSCAGYCVATFILGIGDRHNSNIMVKDDGQLFHIDFGHFLDHKKKKFGYKRERVPFVLTQDFLIVISKGGTQECTKTREFERFQEMCYKAYLAIRQHANLFINLFSMMLGSGMPELQSFDDIAYIRKTLALDKTEQEALDYFMKQMNDAHHGGWTTKMDWIFHTIRHHAQN; encoded by the exons ATGCCTCCAAGGCCATCGTCTGGAGAATTATGGGGCATCCATTTGATGCCCCCCAGGATTTTGGTGGACTGTTTGCTGCCCAATGGTATGATCCTGACCCTGGAGTGCCTCCGTGAGGCCACACTTGTCACTATTAAACATGAATTGTTTAAGGAAGCAAGAAAGTTCCCACTTCATCACCTGTTGCAAGAGGAAGCTACATACATCTTTGTCAGTGTAACACAGGAGGCCGAACGGGAAGAGTTTTATGACGAGACCAGGAGACTCTGTGATCTCAGGCTCTTCCAGCCTTTCTTAAAAGTCATCGAACCTGTGGGCAACAGAGAGGAGAAAATTCTCAACCGGGAAATTG GTTTTGCAATTGGCATGCCGGTCTGCGAGTTTGATCTCGTGAAGGATCCTGAAGTGCAGGACTTCAGGCGAAATATACTTAATGTCTGCAAAGACTCAGTAGAACTCCGAGATGCCAACGGGCCACATAGTCGTGCATTATATGTTTACCCTCCCAACGTGGAGTCTTCACCAGAGCTTCCAAAGCACATTTTTGGCAAATTAGACAAAG GTCAGATTATCGTGGTCATCTGGGTTATTGTGTCCCCCAACAATGACAAGCAGAAGTACACGCTGAAGATCAACCACGACTGCGTCCCTGAGCAGGTGATTGCAGAAGCCATCAGAAAAAAGACGCGCAGCATGCTGCTATCTCCCGAGCAGCTAAAGATGTGTGTGCAGGAATACCAGGGCAAGTACATCCTCAAAGTGTGTGGCTGTGACGAGTACCTGCTGGAAAAGTACCCCATCAGTCAATATAAG TATGTGAGGAGTTGCATTATGCTGGGCCGAATGCCAAACCTAATGCTGATGTCAAAGGACAGCTTGTACTGTCAGCTGCCCATGGACACATTTACCATGCCCTCATATTCGCGTCGCATATCCACAGCCACACCATACATGAATGGGGAAGCCTCCAGCAAATCCCTATGGACCATCAACAGCAACCTGAGAATACGTGTGCTCTGTGCAACATACGTCAATGTAAACATCCGGGACATTGATAAG ATATATGTCCGGACTGGGATCTATCATGGAGGGGAGCAGCTATGTGACAATGTGAACACGCAGCGCGTGCCATGTTCTAATCCAAG GTGGAATGAGTGGCTTATGTATGACATGTACATTCACGACATTCCCCGAGCTGCTCGTctttgtctgtccatctgttctGTGAAGGGGAGGAAGGGCGCTAAAGAG GAACACTGTCCACTAGCTTGGGGAAATGTAAACCTCTTTgactacacacatacactggtcTCTGGGAAAATGGCACTGAACCTGTGGCCGGTGCCACACGGCCTAGAGGATCTGCTAAACCCCATTGGTGTTACAGGCTCCAACCCGAACAAG GAAACCCCATGCCTGGAGTTAGAATTTGACTACTTCACCTGTCCTGTAAAGTTCCCTGACATGGCTACTATAGAGGACCATGCTAACAAGATCATGTCCAGGGAGATGGGATACAATTACTTTCAATCTGGGCAGGTAAGCTTCCAT aGCAGCAGACAAGCTCGAGACCACCTCATAATGGATGGTGATATCGAGCAGCTACGTCAAGTAGCAAACAGAGACCCACTTTCTGAGATCACTGAGCAGGAAAAGGACTTCGTGTGGAGACACAG gCAGTATTGTAAAAACATACCTGAGGTTCTTCCCAAGATTCTTCTTGCTGTAAAATGGAACTCCAGAGATGAAGTGGCACag ATGTATTGCCTTCTTAAGGACTGGCCTGCGATAAAACCAGAACAAGCCATGGAGTTACTTGACTGCAACTACCCAGATCCGATGATACGAGACTTTGCAGTACGGTGCCTTGAAAAATATTTGACAGATGATAAACTCTCCCAGTACCTCATTCAGTTGGTCCAG GTTTTGAAGTATGAGCAGTATCTTGATAATCCCTTGGTGCGATTTCTGCTGAAGAGGGCCCTGACTAACCAGAGGAttggacatttctttttttggcatttGAA atcAGAGATGCACAACAAGACGGTGAGTCAGCGTTTTGGCCTGCTGCTGGAGTCATACTGTCGTGCCTGCGGTATGTATCTGAAGCATTTGGGCAGACAGGTGGAGGCCATGGAGAAACTCATCAACCTCACGGACATACTCAAGCAGGAGAAGAAGGATGAAACTCAAAAG GTTCAGATGAAGTTCCTGGTGGAGCAAATGAGGCGACCTGATTATATGGATGCCCTCCAAAACATCACTTCTCCATTAAATCCAGCCCACCAGCTAGGCAATCTACG GCTTGAAGAATGCAGAATCATGTCATCAGCCAAGAGGCCACTGTGGCTTAACTGGGAAAACCCTGATATCATGTCAGAGCTTCTCTTCCAAAACAATGAGATAATTTTTAAGAATGGGGATG ACCTGAGGCAAGACATGTTGACTCTTCAGATCATTAAAATAATGGAGAACATCTGGCAGAACCAGGGGCTAGACCTCAG AATGCTTCCCTATGGCTGCCTGTCTATTGGAGACTGTGTGGGCCTTATTGAAGTTGTAAGGAGTTCTCATACCATCATGCAAATCCAGTGTAAAGGAGGTCTCAAAGGAGCATTGCAGTTTAACAGCTCCACCCTGCACCAGTGGCTGAAGGACAAGAACAAGGGCGAGAC GTATGACTTGGCCATTGACCTTTTCACACGATCCTGTGCTGGATATTGTGTGGCCACTTTTATTCTGGGCATCGGTGACCGACACAACAGTAACATCATGGTGAAGGATGATGGACAG CTGTTTCACATAGATTTCGGCCATTTCCTGGATCATAAAAAGAAGAAGTTTGGCTACAAGAGAGAGCGAGTACCATTTGTTTTAACTCAAGACTTCTTGATTGTTATTAGCAAAGGTGGAACTCAAGAATGCACTAAAACGAGGGAGTTTGAGAG GTTTCAGGAGATGTGCTACAAGGCATACCTGGCTATCCGACAGCATGCAAACCTCTTTATCAATCTGTTCTCAATGATGTTGGGCTCTGGCATGCCAGAATTGCAGTCATTCGATGACATAGCCTACATCCGCAAGACCCTGGCGTTAGATAAAACTGAGCAGGAGGCTCTGGACTACTTCATGAAGCAGATGAATGACGCTCACCATGGTGGATGGACCACAAAGATGGACTGGATCTTTCATACTATTCGACACCATGCCCAGAACTGA
- the pik3ca gene encoding phosphatidylinositol 4,5-bisphosphate 3-kinase catalytic subunit alpha isoform isoform X2: MPPRPSSGELWGIHLMPPRILVDCLLPNGMILTLECLREATLVTIKHELFKEARKFPLHHLLQEEATYIFVSVTQEAEREEFYDETRRLCDLRLFQPFLKVIEPVGNREEKILNREIGFAIGMPVCEFDLVKDPEVQDFRRNILNVCKDSVELRDANGPHSRALYVYPPNVESSPELPKHIFGKLDKGQIIVVIWVIVSPNNDKQKYTLKINHDCVPEQVIAEAIRKKTRSMLLSPEQLKMCVQEYQGKYILKVCGCDEYLLEKYPISQYKYVRSCIMLGRMPNLMLMSKDSLYCQLPMDTFTMPSYSRRISTATPYMNGEASSKSLWTINSNLRIRVLCATYVNVNIRDIDKIYVRTGIYHGGEQLCDNVNTQRVPCSNPRWNEWLMYDMYIHDIPRAARLCLSICSVKGRKGAKEEHCPLAWGNVNLFDYTHTLVSGKMALNLWPVPHGLEDLLNPIGVTGSNPNKETPCLELEFDYFTCPVKFPDMATIEDHANKIMSREMGYNYFQSGQSSRQARDHLIMDGDIEQLRQVANRDPLSEITEQEKDFVWRHRQYCKNIPEVLPKILLAVKWNSRDEVAQMYCLLKDWPAIKPEQAMELLDCNYPDPMIRDFAVRCLEKYLTDDKLSQYLIQLVQVLKYEQYLDNPLVRFLLKRALTNQRIGHFFFWHLKSEMHNKTVSQRFGLLLESYCRACGMYLKHLGRQVEAMEKLINLTDILKQEKKDETQKVQMKFLVEQMRRPDYMDALQNITSPLNPAHQLGNLRLEECRIMSSAKRPLWLNWENPDIMSELLFQNNEIIFKNGDDLRQDMLTLQIIKIMENIWQNQGLDLRMLPYGCLSIGDCVGLIEVVRSSHTIMQIQCKGGLKGALQFNSSTLHQWLKDKNKGETYDLAIDLFTRSCAGYCVATFILGIGDRHNSNIMVKDDGQLFHIDFGHFLDHKKKKFGYKRERVPFVLTQDFLIVISKGGTQECTKTREFERFQEMCYKAYLAIRQHANLFINLFSMMLGSGMPELQSFDDIAYIRKTLALDKTEQEALDYFMKQMNDAHHGGWTTKMDWIFHTIRHHAQN; the protein is encoded by the exons ATGCCTCCAAGGCCATCGTCTGGAGAATTATGGGGCATCCATTTGATGCCCCCCAGGATTTTGGTGGACTGTTTGCTGCCCAATGGTATGATCCTGACCCTGGAGTGCCTCCGTGAGGCCACACTTGTCACTATTAAACATGAATTGTTTAAGGAAGCAAGAAAGTTCCCACTTCATCACCTGTTGCAAGAGGAAGCTACATACATCTTTGTCAGTGTAACACAGGAGGCCGAACGGGAAGAGTTTTATGACGAGACCAGGAGACTCTGTGATCTCAGGCTCTTCCAGCCTTTCTTAAAAGTCATCGAACCTGTGGGCAACAGAGAGGAGAAAATTCTCAACCGGGAAATTG GTTTTGCAATTGGCATGCCGGTCTGCGAGTTTGATCTCGTGAAGGATCCTGAAGTGCAGGACTTCAGGCGAAATATACTTAATGTCTGCAAAGACTCAGTAGAACTCCGAGATGCCAACGGGCCACATAGTCGTGCATTATATGTTTACCCTCCCAACGTGGAGTCTTCACCAGAGCTTCCAAAGCACATTTTTGGCAAATTAGACAAAG GTCAGATTATCGTGGTCATCTGGGTTATTGTGTCCCCCAACAATGACAAGCAGAAGTACACGCTGAAGATCAACCACGACTGCGTCCCTGAGCAGGTGATTGCAGAAGCCATCAGAAAAAAGACGCGCAGCATGCTGCTATCTCCCGAGCAGCTAAAGATGTGTGTGCAGGAATACCAGGGCAAGTACATCCTCAAAGTGTGTGGCTGTGACGAGTACCTGCTGGAAAAGTACCCCATCAGTCAATATAAG TATGTGAGGAGTTGCATTATGCTGGGCCGAATGCCAAACCTAATGCTGATGTCAAAGGACAGCTTGTACTGTCAGCTGCCCATGGACACATTTACCATGCCCTCATATTCGCGTCGCATATCCACAGCCACACCATACATGAATGGGGAAGCCTCCAGCAAATCCCTATGGACCATCAACAGCAACCTGAGAATACGTGTGCTCTGTGCAACATACGTCAATGTAAACATCCGGGACATTGATAAG ATATATGTCCGGACTGGGATCTATCATGGAGGGGAGCAGCTATGTGACAATGTGAACACGCAGCGCGTGCCATGTTCTAATCCAAG GTGGAATGAGTGGCTTATGTATGACATGTACATTCACGACATTCCCCGAGCTGCTCGTctttgtctgtccatctgttctGTGAAGGGGAGGAAGGGCGCTAAAGAG GAACACTGTCCACTAGCTTGGGGAAATGTAAACCTCTTTgactacacacatacactggtcTCTGGGAAAATGGCACTGAACCTGTGGCCGGTGCCACACGGCCTAGAGGATCTGCTAAACCCCATTGGTGTTACAGGCTCCAACCCGAACAAG GAAACCCCATGCCTGGAGTTAGAATTTGACTACTTCACCTGTCCTGTAAAGTTCCCTGACATGGCTACTATAGAGGACCATGCTAACAAGATCATGTCCAGGGAGATGGGATACAATTACTTTCAATCTGGGCAG aGCAGCAGACAAGCTCGAGACCACCTCATAATGGATGGTGATATCGAGCAGCTACGTCAAGTAGCAAACAGAGACCCACTTTCTGAGATCACTGAGCAGGAAAAGGACTTCGTGTGGAGACACAG gCAGTATTGTAAAAACATACCTGAGGTTCTTCCCAAGATTCTTCTTGCTGTAAAATGGAACTCCAGAGATGAAGTGGCACag ATGTATTGCCTTCTTAAGGACTGGCCTGCGATAAAACCAGAACAAGCCATGGAGTTACTTGACTGCAACTACCCAGATCCGATGATACGAGACTTTGCAGTACGGTGCCTTGAAAAATATTTGACAGATGATAAACTCTCCCAGTACCTCATTCAGTTGGTCCAG GTTTTGAAGTATGAGCAGTATCTTGATAATCCCTTGGTGCGATTTCTGCTGAAGAGGGCCCTGACTAACCAGAGGAttggacatttctttttttggcatttGAA atcAGAGATGCACAACAAGACGGTGAGTCAGCGTTTTGGCCTGCTGCTGGAGTCATACTGTCGTGCCTGCGGTATGTATCTGAAGCATTTGGGCAGACAGGTGGAGGCCATGGAGAAACTCATCAACCTCACGGACATACTCAAGCAGGAGAAGAAGGATGAAACTCAAAAG GTTCAGATGAAGTTCCTGGTGGAGCAAATGAGGCGACCTGATTATATGGATGCCCTCCAAAACATCACTTCTCCATTAAATCCAGCCCACCAGCTAGGCAATCTACG GCTTGAAGAATGCAGAATCATGTCATCAGCCAAGAGGCCACTGTGGCTTAACTGGGAAAACCCTGATATCATGTCAGAGCTTCTCTTCCAAAACAATGAGATAATTTTTAAGAATGGGGATG ACCTGAGGCAAGACATGTTGACTCTTCAGATCATTAAAATAATGGAGAACATCTGGCAGAACCAGGGGCTAGACCTCAG AATGCTTCCCTATGGCTGCCTGTCTATTGGAGACTGTGTGGGCCTTATTGAAGTTGTAAGGAGTTCTCATACCATCATGCAAATCCAGTGTAAAGGAGGTCTCAAAGGAGCATTGCAGTTTAACAGCTCCACCCTGCACCAGTGGCTGAAGGACAAGAACAAGGGCGAGAC GTATGACTTGGCCATTGACCTTTTCACACGATCCTGTGCTGGATATTGTGTGGCCACTTTTATTCTGGGCATCGGTGACCGACACAACAGTAACATCATGGTGAAGGATGATGGACAG CTGTTTCACATAGATTTCGGCCATTTCCTGGATCATAAAAAGAAGAAGTTTGGCTACAAGAGAGAGCGAGTACCATTTGTTTTAACTCAAGACTTCTTGATTGTTATTAGCAAAGGTGGAACTCAAGAATGCACTAAAACGAGGGAGTTTGAGAG GTTTCAGGAGATGTGCTACAAGGCATACCTGGCTATCCGACAGCATGCAAACCTCTTTATCAATCTGTTCTCAATGATGTTGGGCTCTGGCATGCCAGAATTGCAGTCATTCGATGACATAGCCTACATCCGCAAGACCCTGGCGTTAGATAAAACTGAGCAGGAGGCTCTGGACTACTTCATGAAGCAGATGAATGACGCTCACCATGGTGGATGGACCACAAAGATGGACTGGATCTTTCATACTATTCGACACCATGCCCAGAACTGA